The nucleotide window CCGGAGCGGACAAGGCCAGCGAAGCGGCTGTGGTTTTCATAAACGAACGGCGGTTTTTATTGTTTTGCGTTTCCATCTGATTTCTCCTATTGCCGAAGCGCATACCGGATGCTCATTCATCCGCGAACATAAACTCTACCATAGAATAATCATCATCGAAATAATCGAGACCTCGCAGCGATTGAATTGTGTTCTGGATCGCATCCAGGCATGACTCATCACTGGTGATCGACTCTTGGGTAATCTCAACGAAATCTGAAAAACTCATCATTGAGCCATTCGGTTTAAAGACTTCATACACCCCATCGCTAAATAATAACAAGCGCGCGCCGGGCTGAATGGTGCGTCGCTTGGTTTCAAACTGCGCGCGCGCCAACGCCCCGATAATCACGCCCGTCGAATCGAGACGGTCGGGCGGCTCTTGATTGGGCTGATACAACAATGCCGGCGGATGGCCTCCACTGGCATAGACCAACTCGTGATTCGCGCGGTTCAAGACGCCATACCACATGGTAAAAATCAACCCGTTCTGCTGGTCCATCGGGAAGGTAAGGTTCAGCGCATTGAGCACTTCGCCGGGATTGTGAAAGTCCACATTGGGCAAAGTTGCGGAACGCAATGCGTTCATAATGGAAACCGACAACAACGCTGCGCCGACTCCATGCCCAACCACGTCCAGCAAATAAAGCGCAAAGTGGTCATCATCTAACCAATGATAGCCAAACGCATCGCCGCCCAATTGCGTGGACGGAATAAACCTCCAATGCGTTTGGATCATCCCTTCGGTGAGAGGAGGAGGCAGCAGCGATTTGACATAGTCAGCAGCGTCTGAGAGTTCTTCCTCTAACTTTTGGTAGGCCTCATTGCGTTGCAGCATGTGAACGTATGCGTTTGAATGCGAGCGAATGCGGGCGATCAATTCGATTTTATCGGGCAATTTTACCAAGTAATCATTGGCGCCGAAACCAAAGGCCTCGGCTTTGATTTTGGGTTCTTCTTTGGTCGACAATACAATCACTGGCACATCGCGCGTCGCAGCGTTCGCCCGGTAATATTTCAACAAGGTCAACCCGTCGATTTCCGGCATGACCAAATCTTGTAAGATGACCGTCGGCGATATTGTCTCCGCCGTTGGAATCGCCTGAGACGGGTCGGAGCAATAGTGAAATTGAATTTCCGCATCGCCTTCCAACATACGCCGCACCGCCTCACCCACCATTGGCTGGTCATCAACCAAAAGCACAGTAACGGGGCGCTCAGCAATCAATGCGGAATGACGTTCTTCGGTTTGAGTCATAAAAGCACCTTAGGCAAATGATATTCTCAATTGATTGACCAAAGATGAAGCGATCTGGTCGAGAGGCAATTCTTCGACGGCGGCGCCCAACGCAACCGCCGCTTTAGGCATTCCATAGACAACGCAGGTCGCTTCGTCCTGCGCGATGGTATGCCACCCCGCCTGACGCAACGCCAGCAAGCCCGCCGCCCCATCTTTTCCCATTCCAGAAAGCAACACCGCCGCGCCGGGAGCATCCCAACGCTGCGCCGCGCTCGTGAACAACACATCAATCGAAGGGCGGTAGGGCGTTTCGGTCGGCTCCACTTGAAATACGAGACGATGGTCGTGGCTAATCACCAAATGCTCTTCTGAACCGGCAAGATAGATACGCCGGGGTTCGATCCAATCGCCCTCTTTCGCCGTTTTGACGGAGAGAGACGTTTGATCGTCGAGCCATTTGGCTAAGCCTTCGCTAAATTGAGAATCCACATGTTGGACGATCAAGATCGCGGCGTTAAAATCTTCCGGCAAATGAGAAATGACCTGAGCAATCGCCTTTGGCCCACCAGTAGACGCACCAATCAGAACCAGGCGAGGCGCGTCAGGCGACAACGAAAATTGATCTGGATGTTGTTCGATGTTTGTTTTTGTTGGCGCGCCTTTGATGAATTTCCGAATACGTTCCAGTTTGTCAAAAAATTCCTGGCTGCCGATAGAACCGCCGTCCGCCCCGATCACCGGCGTCGCGACCGCATCAAGAGCTCCATTACCCAAAGCCTCAAAGACCTTTGACACATGGCTATCAACGGAGCCAGTGACAACAATAATCGCGCAAGGCGATTCACGCATAATTTGACGCGTCGCCTGGGCGCCGTCCATCACCGGCATGACCAAATCCATCAAAAGGATATCGGGTTTATCTTCTTTCGTACGCTGGACCGCCTCTTTGCCATCGTTGGCGATCCAAGCCACGTCATAATCGGGTTTTGATTGCAACAACCGCCGCAACGCTTCAACAGCAATCGTAGAATCATTCACAATACCAATGCGCATCAATCGGCCTCACCTATCAGATCATCTACCGCTTGCAAGAGCGTTTCATCATGAAAACTGCTCTTGGTTAGATAATAATCCGCGCCGGCTTCCATCCCCTGGCGACGGTCTTGTTCTCTATCTTTGTATGAAACAATCATCACAGGCATCGACCGTAAGCGCTCGTCCTGTTTGATTCGCTGCACAAGTTCAAATCCATTGAGCCGGGGCATGTCAACGTCTGTCACCACCAAATCAAACTCACCACGCCGCAGCGCGTTCCAACCGTCGATGCCGTCGACGGCGGTCTCAACGTCATAGCCGTGATTCAACAGTAGCTGACGTTCGACTTCGCGCACTGTTAACGAGTCATCTACAACCAAGACCCGTTTTTTAATTTGCGCAAGCGTTGTTTGTTGGTTCTGATCAAATTTCTTCAAGCGGCCGCCGCTCAAAATATCGTCGATGGTTCGCAGTAAGTCATCAACATCAAGAATGAGCGCTGGCGTCCCATCATCCAACAACGTCGCCGCGCTAATGTCCGCGACTTTGCCCAATCGCGGGTCTAATGTGCGAACCACCAGACGGCGTACTTCAAGAATGCGGTCGACCACCAAGCCATACGAGCGAAAACGGTCGCTGAGCAAGACCACCGGCCATTCGTTTTCTTCTCCGCTGGCATCATCTAACTCAAGCGCCTGCCTCGCTGAAACCAAACCGATATGGCGCTCGTTTACCGTCACGAAAGGTTGGTCTTCGATTCGCTCGATTCTCTCGCGTTCGACATGCAACACGCGGTCAATGCGCGCAACCGGAAACGCATACGGCTCGCCAGCAATCTCGACCAGCAGCGCCCGAACAATCGACAAGGTCAGCGGAAGTTGTAATTCAAAGCGCATTCCTTTGCCCGGCGTTGAAAAAGCGCGCACCAATCCGCCAACTTCACGAATCGCATTGTGGACGACATCCAAACCAAAGCCGCGCCCGGAGATTTCAGTCACCGTGTCTGAGGTCGAAAATCCAGGCAGAAACAAAAATTCCATCAATTCCGCTTCCGTCAGTTTCTCGACCATCTCTTCGGGCGCAAGGCCTTTTTTGATGACTTTTCGACGGATGGAATCGTAACCGATTCCCCGCCCATCGTCTTCAATCTGCACAATCAAAAATCCAGAACGGTGCGTCGCGGAAATATGAATCACGCCTGTTTCCGGCTTACCAGCGGAAGCCCGTTCTGGCGGCGTTTCGATGCCGTGGTCAATCGCGTTTCGAATCAAATGGTTCAACGGCGATTCCATTTTCTCTAAGATGTCGCGATCAACCTGCGTCTGATGCCCGTCAATTTTGAATTTAACTTTTTTGCCTAAACTTTGGGCGATGTCGCGCACCATTCGGGGAAACGGGCGAACCCCATCGGTGAACGGCCTCAACTTACTGGCAACGACGCTGCGATACAGGTTATTTGAAGTCCGCACGGTACGGCGCGCGTGGAGTTCAAAGTCATTGTATAAATTTGTAACCGCGTTGCGGCATTCGTTTAATTGTTCATCAATCTCTTGCAACGGATACGCATAGGGTGCGCCGCTTGGGTTTGAATCGGCAAAAATTTTTAATCGCTCAACTGTGGTAGAAACCTCCGTCTGCGCATGACGAAGTTTTAACAATGAGTCAGAAAATGGCCGGAGCCAACGGGTCTCGACTAAGGTTTCTCCGGCCAACCCTAACAACCGGGATAGATGTTGTTCGGATACGCGAACGAAGCGGTCTTTATCACGCGCGCTCTCGTTTTCGGTCAGCGGCTCAATCTTATTCTCATCGGCGCCGTCTTCGTTTGTTTGAGACGGTTGCGGAGGCGCGGTTGCGAAAGAGGGGTCGCGTAACTTCTGAATATGTTCATCAATCTCGCCGGTGTGGTTACTCTTCCATTGCTCAAAATCGCCCGCCGTCGCCTTGGCGATTTGCGCCAGTTGGTCGACGCAGTTGAGCAATAAATCGCAAGCGCCGCGTCCAAGCATGGTTTCATTTTCAATTGCCGCGCTGAATAATTCTTCCATGGCGTGCGCCAGGGCTTCAGCCAGTTCTACCTGCACGATGCGGGCCGCGCCTTTGACGGAATGGGCGGCGCGCATTAGTGAGCGCAAGAGGTCAGGATCATCAGCGCCGCTCTCAATTTTCAACAAGCCGTCGCTCAACGCAGAGGCGTGGGTTTCCACCTCTTGGCGAAACAAGTCGATCATAGAAAATTGGCTCAGGTCGTCCGCGTTCAATAGACGCTCCTTTTCAGCGCTTCGAATAACCGGGCTTCATCCAAGACGCCAACATGCTCGCCATCAAATTTGATCAGGCCTTGCGTATACGGCTTAGACGATTTGGACACAGTCGAGGGAGGCGCTTGGATCAAACTTGCAGCGTAACGATGAACGCCAAGGATTTCATTCGCCGGAAACGCCCATCGTTCGTTGTTGTGAACGATCACGGCAATGCGAGAATACACCGACCGTCCCACTTGAAAACCGTCTTCGCTTCCCTGGTCGATTTCAAGCAATTTCGCAAGCGAAATGCAGAGA belongs to Candidatus Hinthialibacter antarcticus and includes:
- a CDS encoding SpoIIE family protein phosphatase, which translates into the protein MTQTEERHSALIAERPVTVLLVDDQPMVGEAVRRMLEGDAEIQFHYCSDPSQAIPTAETISPTVILQDLVMPEIDGLTLLKYYRANAATRDVPVIVLSTKEEPKIKAEAFGFGANDYLVKLPDKIELIARIRSHSNAYVHMLQRNEAYQKLEEELSDAADYVKSLLPPPLTEGMIQTHWRFIPSTQLGGDAFGYHWLDDDHFALYLLDVVGHGVGAALLSVSIMNALRSATLPNVDFHNPGEVLNALNLTFPMDQQNGLIFTMWYGVLNRANHELVYASGGHPPALLYQPNQEPPDRLDSTGVIIGALARAQFETKRRTIQPGARLLLFSDGVYEVFKPNGSMMSFSDFVEITQESITSDESCLDAIQNTIQSLRGLDYFDDDYSMVEFMFADE
- a CDS encoding chemotaxis response regulator protein-glutamate methylesterase, with product MRIGIVNDSTIAVEALRRLLQSKPDYDVAWIANDGKEAVQRTKEDKPDILLMDLVMPVMDGAQATRQIMRESPCAIIVVTGSVDSHVSKVFEALGNGALDAVATPVIGADGGSIGSQEFFDKLERIRKFIKGAPTKTNIEQHPDQFSLSPDAPRLVLIGASTGGPKAIAQVISHLPEDFNAAILIVQHVDSQFSEGLAKWLDDQTSLSVKTAKEGDWIEPRRIYLAGSEEHLVISHDHRLVFQVEPTETPYRPSIDVLFTSAAQRWDAPGAAVLLSGMGKDGAAGLLALRQAGWHTIAQDEATCVVYGMPKAAVALGAAVEELPLDQIASSLVNQLRISFA
- a CDS encoding hybrid sensor histidine kinase/response regulator codes for the protein MNADDLSQFSMIDLFRQEVETHASALSDGLLKIESGADDPDLLRSLMRAAHSVKGAARIVQVELAEALAHAMEELFSAAIENETMLGRGACDLLLNCVDQLAQIAKATAGDFEQWKSNHTGEIDEHIQKLRDPSFATAPPQPSQTNEDGADENKIEPLTENESARDKDRFVRVSEQHLSRLLGLAGETLVETRWLRPFSDSLLKLRHAQTEVSTTVERLKIFADSNPSGAPYAYPLQEIDEQLNECRNAVTNLYNDFELHARRTVRTSNNLYRSVVASKLRPFTDGVRPFPRMVRDIAQSLGKKVKFKIDGHQTQVDRDILEKMESPLNHLIRNAIDHGIETPPERASAGKPETGVIHISATHRSGFLIVQIEDDGRGIGYDSIRRKVIKKGLAPEEMVEKLTEAELMEFLFLPGFSTSDTVTEISGRGFGLDVVHNAIREVGGLVRAFSTPGKGMRFELQLPLTLSIVRALLVEIAGEPYAFPVARIDRVLHVERERIERIEDQPFVTVNERHIGLVSARQALELDDASGEENEWPVVLLSDRFRSYGLVVDRILEVRRLVVRTLDPRLGKVADISAATLLDDGTPALILDVDDLLRTIDDILSGGRLKKFDQNQQTTLAQIKKRVLVVDDSLTVREVERQLLLNHGYDVETAVDGIDGWNALRRGEFDLVVTDVDMPRLNGFELVQRIKQDERLRSMPVMIVSYKDREQDRRQGMEAGADYYLTKSSFHDETLLQAVDDLIGEAD